The genomic DNA GTAGTTTTCACCAAATCCAGAGTGTCTACCGCCTTCTTCCTTTGATAAGATATATAGGGAGGATAAGAATTTGGTGTGAGCCTTGACAGTACCTGGTTTACACAAGACCATCCCTCTCTTCAGTTGATCTCTTCTGACACCTCTTAATAGAATACCAGCATTATCACCAGCCATAGCTTGgtccaattcttttctaAACATTTCAATACCAGTAACGATAGTCTTGATCGGAGTTGTATTGTGACCAacgatttcaatttcttcacccTTCTTCAAATTACCTCTTTCAACACGGCCAGTAACCACTGTACCTCTACCAGAGATCGAGAAAATATCTTCAACTGGCATCAAGAATGGTTTTTCTAGATCTCTCTTTGGGGTTGGAATGTATTCATCGACGGCTTCGAGTAATTTCATAACTGCCTGTTCACCAATTTCCGGTTGACGATCTTCCAAAGCGCAAAGAGCTGAACCCATGATGACTGGAACGTTATCACCGTCGAAGCCGTACTGAGTTAACAACTCTctcatttccatttcaacCAATTCCAACATTTCCGGGTCGTCCATTGTATCAACCTTGTTaacaaaaacaacaatATGCTGAACACCCACCTGTCTTGCTAGCAACAAATGCTCTCTAGTTTGTGGCATTTGACCGTCGGTGGCGGCAACAACAATAATCGCACCATCCATCTGAGCAGCACCTGTAATCATGTTTTTGATGTAATCGGCATGTCCGGGACAGTCGACGTGCGAGTAATGTCTATTCGCTGTTTCGTACTCAACATGCGCAGTAGATATAGTAATCCCACGGGCTCTTTCTTCAGGAGCCTTATCGATAGCGGCATAATCTAAGAAGTCGGCACCACCGTTTTTGGCTAAAGTTTTCGTAATGGCAGCTGTCAAAGTTGTTTTACCATGATCAACGTGTCCAATGGTACCGACGTTTAAATGCGGTTTCTTACGATCGAACGCAGCAGCAGATATACGCAACGATGAAGAGAAGTTTCTTGCCAAACTGGCTGGTCTTAAGAAACCTCTACACAAAGCTCCAGAGGGCAACCTCAACAAAGACATCACGGCACTTGCTCTAGATGTGTAAATCCTCTACGTATGAGCCAGAAATATGGAAGTGGAACAAATATCCAatgcaaattttgaagcctTTCCTGGAACCGGGGGGAAAACCGAAGTGAAAAAACCTGGGTCGGGTAACCGCGCCAATCCAGCAAGCACAACAAAAGCTAATATCAGACATATAAACGCACAACGAGCAGCGCGGTCACCGGGCCCGTGAGGCCGACAGAAACCAGTCGCAGAAGAGATGGCAAGATATTACTGTGAGTACTGTCACTCGTACCTGACACACGACACGCTCAGCGTCAGGAAATCGCATCTTGTGGGAAAGAACCATCTGCGAATAACTGCGGACTACTACCGAAACAAGGCCAGAGACGAGAACAAATGCATCTTCCGGCAGAAAAAAACCCACAGACCGGCTCCAGCCCCACCTTCACGCCCACCGGACAGTCCCAAACCCGCCGCTCTGCACTGCTTGTCCAACAGCGAAAACAAGAGCGCTGCAAGACTCGCTCGCGCACACAAGAAAGAGCTGGCGCAGCCCCACACAGGCATCCTACACAAACTCTACGATGGCTCGCCAGGATACTCCAAAGTCTTCATAGACTCCAACCGGCTCGACATAGGGGACCTGGTCAGGGCCAACAGGCTCCCGCAACGCGCCAACGCCGCCGCCGACACCGCCACACCGCAGGCGCGCACGAGAAACGAGACCGTCGCCCACAAGAACTGCACCACCACCGAATTCTCCCTCGAGCCCCCGCGCATCCTGACCCAGTGGAGCAGCACCGTCCCGAAAACAAGACTGTACAACGACAACGGCGGCTCGCTCATCAAGTCGATCGACGAGtccagaaaaagaatactCAGACGGAAAAAGTACTGAACTGCGAGTCCTGGCCCAGAACTGTCCAGACTGCCGCGCAGCGTCTCAGCAGCGTAACCACATGCGCCCACACTACGTCGCATTATATTAAGTTGCGTTATATTAATCATTAAACCATTACGTAGAAAATTACCTATCCAATAGCATGCTATCATCCGATCGACACTCACGCCGCGAATCCCGCCGCCTCCTGCTTCTCCTCGTCGCAGCACTCGTCGCTTGCGTCCTCGTCCTGCACCCGCGAAAGAATGACCAGAAAAACCACTCCCACCACCAGCAGCATGATCACCCCGATCAAAAACCATATCAGTATTATGCCCAGATAGTTATCTATGGGCTCGTCCTCGAAGTCGAGGCAGTTCATGAAAAACCGGTACACATTACTATTACTCATTCTACTCCGATGCGATGCCCCTGTCTGTGCTGGCTGTGCTTGCTGTGCTGGCGCCAATATGTTCAGGGCTGTGCTGGTCTCTTTTATATAAATACAGGTGTAAAGATATCTGCCTCCGAACTGTGCTGCTGCCGGGGGCATCGACACCACGATGGATCGCCAGAGTAAATCAATTACTATTCCCCTTTTCGTAAAGCAATTAAATAATAACTCACTGCACTTGACACTGAATTACTAAGATATTTCACTCTTCGCTTCACTGTGCGTTGCAGTGCAGCGCACTCCATGGCAGTGCCGTCCGTCCGCCGGTCACTCCGCTTCGCTTCGCTGAGTAAAGCAGCCAAAGCAGCCAAAGCAGCTAAAACGCATCCAAGCTGCCCTTCTCGGTGCACCTTACGCATATCGAAAATAAGCTCTGTATCCATGATTCTTCCATCTGTATCTATGCCGCCGATAGTCGCGCAGAATGTGCCGCCGAACGGGCGCTCCCTTAAAGCGTAGCAGCAACCGGACAAAACGGACGTGAGCATCCGCGGGTACGAGGCTCCGAGGGCAGCTGGGCGTTTAAATTTCGCAGGCAAACGGGGGGCGAGCGAGGGGACCGGACAGACGACGGATCAAAATGACGCCGGCCCTTGAAGCGAGTGTCCATAATAAGCGCGGGTAACCAAAGAAGGGTGCGTTTGCCCAATGCAGCAAATGGACCAGGAGGGGGCGGCGCCCGGAACGAGGGAGCGGGCAACGGCGGGCCGGGTAACGGCGCGGTGCCGCTCGTGCGGAGCGATGGAGATGCCGTCGGGCTGGCGTGTCGGTGTCGCTTGCGACGAGCCAATCAGTGGTCGCAGCGTGCCCCGAAGTGGCAGGAGGGCGCCAGGCGGCTGGATGGTGATGGGTGGTGGGTTATGCTCTCGAGACAGTATTAGACATCTTTCAGTTGAACAGAGAGCAGGGCAGGTGAGTACAAGaggcagcagcagcagtaAGACACGTTCAGACACGTTTCCTTGAGTCGCCCGCACAATGTTCCAAGTCGCTTTCAGAAGAACCTCTTCGTTGTTACAAAGATCGAACGTCCGCCTGCTATCGTCGAGCCCCGCCAGACGCAACGTCGTCCAGGAACTGTACTTGAGAGAGCTCAAGAATGTCAAGCTGAGTCCAATCACTGCTAAGGATGCAGAGGGGAGTGTCAAGCCATGGAGTGAGCCGGTAAAGCCAAGCATCCCTGACGTCGAGGCACAGGGCAACGATGCGTTGAAGGCGTATCAAGACGAGCTGGTGGAGACCAAGGGCAGCGAGGCAGGCGCATCGGAAGACGGCAATATCGAGGACGACTGGCTTGTCCTGGACGACGTCGAAGAAGAGTCGCACTCGCACTGAAAAcgaaaaatatatatatatattcaaaCTATGCAAAACGTGTAATTTCAATCCGTCAAGTATGCGTGAGCCTCTGGGTGGAGATTGGCAGGTGTCTGTGCCAATATAGCGATggctttttttgttttttagTGTACATAGCAGGCGCGCTCGATGCACACATGTACACATGGACGTACGCCCAGCAAGCGGTGTGTCGTAGGGCAAGGTAAGGCACACACGGATGAAATTTCGCAGTATCGAGGAGGCTGCTGGGTATGTGAACTCGCAGCTGGTTCTCAAGGGGTTCCTGAAACACGAGCTGTTGCTGAAGCTCGACGGCacaattgatgataacAGGCTCGTGGTGAACACCATCCACAGGCTGCTGAGGTCGCTCGACGACAAAAACGCACAGATATTGGAACTGCACGCCAGACAGCAGTTGCAGGACCAAGCCTCCCAAAAGGCACAACCAGAGCCTGTCGAAAAGTCTCCGAGAGCCGTGAGAAAGCTCGCAAGAGTGGTGAAGCCCACAGACAAATCGCCTCGCACTGACTCAAAGCTGCTTTCACAGCGGTACAAAGTGAAGGTGAACAAGCTAGAATCTACCATAGAAGAGCTCCGGCAGCAGCTTCAGCTGGAGCGAAACAGAAGGCACAACGGAACAAGCCATGCCAGCGATTTGACTTGGGAAATAAATCAAGATGTGACAGCATTGTCGCGAAATGTTCACTACACGCAGGTAGCGAAGTACGAGGAAGAAATCTCATCGCTGCTCGAAACCCGCGATGAGCATCAAGAATTGGCTCGCGAATTGGCCCAGTTCCTCGAAACTGTCAACCGCTACACATATTCAAGTGTGATAATGGGGGTCCGTGGTCTTCCGCCCCCTGCTAGAAGCCCGCGACTCCAGCAGCTGTCAAACGATGATCTTCAGGAACTCATAGCCGACTGGTACGAGATCGTGGCAATAGCGCAGAATTCGCAATCGCCTGAACCGTAGCAACAGAGCCTATATTTCCCACACAGCGGTTTATATATCGatgtttttcattttgagaCTCTAGTACAGGTGGCACCCGTGTACTATGAGCTACGTACataaagatatcaaattttttttttccccTTTGGCCATCTCAAAGAATCCAGTTCAAGTaatgatttgaataataaCACACAAGTGATTCAAGAGTCTTCATCGCAAGATCTTTCCAACCCGTTCAACTGTgttcaagaaagagatatataaacaTATATTTAGATAACAATGTCTGCCCCAGCTGCTAATGCTCAAGGTGAGGTTCCAACTTTTAAACTAGTTCTTGTTGGTGATGGTGGTACTGGTAAAACCACATTTGTTAAGAGACATTTGACCggtgaatttgaaaagaaatatattGCTACAATTGGTGTTGAAGTCCACCCATTGTCTTTCTACACCAACTTTGGTGAAATTAAGTTCGATGTTTGGGATACCGCTggtcaagaaaaatttggtgGTCTAAGAGACGGCTACTATATCAACGCACAATGTGGTATCATCATGTTCGATGTTACTTCAAGGATCACTTATAAGAACGTTCCAAACTGGCACAGAGATTTGGTCCGTGTTTGTGAGAATATTCCAATCGTTCTATGTGGTAACAAAGTTGATGTCAAAGAGAGAAAAGTCAAGGCAAAGACAATCACTTTCCacagaaagaagaatttgcaATACTACGATATCTCCGCCAAATCCAATtacaactttgaaaagccCTTCTTGTGGTTAGCCAGAAAATTGGCTGGTAACCCACAATTGGAATTCGTCGCTTCCCCAGCTTTGGCTCCACCAGAGGTCCAAGTTGACGAACAATTGATGCAACAATACCAACAAGAAATGGAACAAGCCACTGCATTACCATTGCCagatgaggatgatgcTGATTTATAATCAGCAAAAAGCATACTTCGTTTGTTTTTGCTCCATTATCGACTCTTTTCCCTGAAGGTTTGTTTAATCGATTACCCACTTATTTCTATATAgaatatatatgaaagatCATACTGAAGGAGAAGCTGCTATatttcagaagaaaaaaatttatctcAAGCTATAATTTGTGTCGTGTAgtactttcttttcaatggatcttttttttgtcattcGCAACCGTGCTACATGAAAACAACGAAAATTGATAGTTCTGAACAAGTGTCATAAACCTGTAAATTTAGAAACATTGACGTTTGTTTTCTTTCGTACAGTAGTAAGTTGTAACTACTAGTCTATTTGAGCATGGCAACTTTGCAATACGATATaaatacaaagaaaatcagTGGTTCTGGTACTGTTTTGGAATCGCAGGAAATTAACATTGCACAAATCAATGCTTTGACACAATCACTAGTCGCAGAATCTAATCCCAACTTTACTCCTCAACCTCACGATGACTCAACTAAACTGATTAAAAATCTGTTCGAGAGCGGGTTGAAAAATGCCAAACAGAACAGATTGCCAGAAGCTTTGAAGAACATCACGTTGGCGATTGAAATGGCTCAACGTAAGAGGGCACCCTGGGAAGCATTTGCTGTTCAACTACAAGAAATGCAATTCATGTTGCGTCACAAAATAGATCTTTCATTGGTACAGggaaaatatttggatgCATTGCAAGATCTAGACATGCTGCTTAATACTGGCTTGGTTCAACCAGAAATAATGATAAGGAAAACAGACGCTTTGCTTAAATTAGGTCAGTTGGATCAAGCACGTATTGATTGTGAAAGAGGCTTGAGTTTACAACCACAAAATGTTAAACTAAAGGCTCTCATGTTAGAATGCACAAGACGTTTAGCTAATTACAACGGCGATATTTAGGCGGTGCCACTCTATCACAATTATTTTTACTTCTAGGACAGGTTATATAGAGATatagaaacaaaaaagagcCTCCGGGGGGGCATTGAAATCTGTTATTAGCATagtattttcttgatctaCCGCTGATCTCgcttttttgtttttcggTGTGGTCCTCTTTCCATAACCACAGAACAACTTGgggaaaaaaattttcgaattttgaaattcttaCTCATTGACTGCAATTCTTCAGTAAAGAAACAAGCTAGAGTCTTTTTCGGCAATGGCATCCTCCACAGCGTTGtctttatcttcatcatccagTTCAGATATTAATGTTACCATCGAATCGTTTCTCGCCAGATTGAGAAGGAGGCAGATAGACTCACCATATGCCATGGCACTAGAAACATTACAGATTCTCAAAAGGTTCATATCTGCCGCTCGTTGGTCTCACGTCAACGAGCTGATTGAGCAAATTAGAGATCTAGCTAATAGACTGGAGAAGGCTCAACCAACTGCGTTTTGTTGCGGCAACGTTATAAAGAGAATTCTAGCTGTTATCCGTGATGAGGTTGAAGAAGACTTACGCGATAGCCTTGTTGGCATAGAAAGCAATGCATTGATTAATACTGTCACAGAGCCCATGATCTCCTCGATGTTTAACCTTCTGCAAAAACCAGaaaatcaacaacaaccaCAACAACAACCACAACAACTACAACATAAACTACAGAAAAATAACCAAAAAAGCAAAACAGACTTCCGTCAGGTAGCCATCCAAGGTATAAAAGATCTTATAGATGAAATCACAAATATAGATGATGGAATTCAACAAATTGCTATCGACCTAATCCATGACCACGAACTTCTACTGACGCCGACACCCGAATCCAAAACGGTTCTTAAATTTCTTATAAAGACTCGTGAAAGAAGTAATAGAACCTTTACCGTTTTAGTTACTGAGGGATTCCCAACCAATACATCGAAAGCACATGAATTTGCTAAGAAACTTGCACAACACAACATAGAAACTATAATCATACCTGATTCAGCAGTATTTGCCTTAATGTCTCGGGTTGGAAAAGTAATCATCGGTACAAAAGCCGTTTTCGTTAACGGTGGTTCCATATCATCAACATCGGGTGTTTCTTCCGTTTGTGAATGTGCTAGAGAATTCAAAACACCCGTTTTCGCCGTTGCAGGTCTGTACAAGCTATCCCCACTATATCcatttgatgttgaaaaattcgtTGAGTTTGGCGGTTCGCAATGCGTGTTACCCTTAATGGATCCACAAAATAGACTCGATATCATAAATCCAATTACAGATTACATTCCACCGGAGAACATAGATATCTATATCACTAACATTGGAGGCTTTGCACCAAGTTTCATATATCGTGTGGCGTGGGATAACTACAAACAAGTTGATGTTCATTTAGATCAAGTTTCTGCTTGAAACATTTTCGCCATCTTACAAGAGCACATCACAAAGTGACAAATACTATCAATGCATAGtctcaaaatgaaaataattccataatgataataataatttTAGTGTTTTCTATCTTGCTAGACAACTCTTCCGCCCTGTGCCTCGCTCGATCAAGTTCCTTCCAATAACTCGTTCTTGAGCTGGATgatttcatattttgttcaattttggaCACGGTGAAAATCAATGGGCTAAATTAAAATCTTACTAGACTTCTTTGAGTACGAGAGTATCGCTTAATTGCTTCCACGatacattttttgtaattaGAAGTTCTTACATTGATACGTATCAGCTAGATGGTGCATGGCATAAATGCGGATGAATCACTTGAAACGTTCTTGCGTATTAACAGGTCAAGGAGCCCTTTAACATTAATATCTAGTTACTTGTTATACACGAAAACCCTTCAGTGGAATTGTTCTCGAGTAAAATATCTGCTAGCTATTATTGATGCTTAATAAGGTCGTTGTTTTTGGTGGCACTGGATTTTTGGGTAAGAGAATTTGCCAAGAAGCCATTGAAAAGGGATTTCAAGTCGTATCGCTCTCGAGATCGGGTAAACCACCAGCTCCACAATCTTTGAGAGATGAAAGATGGATAAATGAGGTGAATTGGAATAGTGCCAACGTGTTCTCTCCCGATACATACCATAAACATTTGGCAGGAAGCCCAAATGTTGTTCACTCTCTCGGAATTCTTTTGGAAGAGGAAAGCTACAAGAAGAGTGTGCGGAAACCGCTTAATATATCGCTAGATTTGAAGAACTGGTTGCCTAGTTTTGGCAAAAACCCTCTGCAAAATaaagatccaaattttACCTATGAAAGAATGAACAAACAAAGCGCTCTAATTGTGGCGGATGCTCTTATGAAGACTCTCGACCCTAGCAAAACAGCGGTAGAAGATCGTCCGTCATTTACTTACATATCGGCAGATAGAGGATTTCCACTGATTCCTGAAGGGTATATAACCTCTAAACGAGGCGCTGAGAAGGAACTGATGAAACGCGATCATCTATTGAGGCCTATTTTGATGAGACCAGGCTTCATGTTCGACTCCAataaaagatcaaaagatGCACGTTCGTACATCCACAACGCCCTGGAGCTGTTAAATTGTGGAAACAAAGTTATTTTGGGAAACAATGTGCAGCTTTTCAATGAAGTGATCAGACCAACAATTTCCATTCAACAAGTCAGCAGAAGTATCATTTCTAGGATACGAGATCAGCAATTCGAAGGTGTTGTGAACCTAGAAGATATTCTCAAAGCATAAACATTTTTATTCGTCATCAAAAGTTACAAGCATTGTCTTTATATACAAGTATTACTCTATTATTTATGGAGTatgaatttatttttttcatttatgCTATCTTCTTAAAAAGGCTTGGTAGGCTTCTTGACTAACCTGGACATTGCCGATACTCCTTAGTTGTTTTTTACCCTCTTTCTGTTTTGAAAGTAACTTCTTCCTTCTGGAAACGTCGGATGCATGCAATTTAGCCAAAACAtcctttcttcttgcttTTATTGTCTCACGAGCCAATATCTTACCATTTGCTCTTGCTTGGATTACCACTTCGTATAGTTGAgatttgataaattcttTAAATTTTGTCACCCATTCTTTGCCAACACGATCAACTTGAGATCTATGCATAACTTGAGCTAACGCATCCACCCCCTTGCCATTTACTAGTAGTTCTAGCTTGACAACATCAGAATCGAAGTATCCAATATCTTCGTAATCAAGGGATGCATAGCCTCTCGACACCGACTTTAACTTGCCGAAGAAATCGTCAACAAGTTGTGCTAAAGGTAAATGGTATTTTAGCATAACTTGACCTGTCATGTTCAAACAGGATATCTCAATTTGCTGCCCCCGATTATTATCGCATAATTTTATGACGCTTCCGAGATATTCTTGTGGTAAGGTCATTATAGCCTCAACATAAGGTTCCTGAAAACACATTATTTTCGTTTTACGCAGAGCCAAGTCTGGAAAGTCGTCAGGGTTAGTGATGATCTTATCTGTTCCATCTCTGAATTTGATCAGATACGGCACAGTTGGCTGAGTAATAATTAATTTCGATCCGTACTCTTTTTCTAATCGTTCTCTGAACACCGATGCATGTAGTGAACCAAGAAAACCCAATCTCCAGCCCTGTCCTAAAGCATTAGATGTTTCACGCTGTAACAAAACGGATCTATCATTCAGCACCAACCTGTTGATATCGTCATCCAAAGCTTTGAATTCAGCACCATCCGCGGGAAATGCACCAACAAATACCATCGGTTTCGTTTCTTCAAACCCTGGGAGGACTTCCGTTTCCGATTCACGACCAAAGTGCATTAATGTGTCTCCAATCTTCGCCTCTTTCGAAGCTTTCATACCTGGAACAATATAGCCAACTTGCCCGGTGCTGAGGGATCCAGTAGGTATCCTATCGGGATACATGATACCAATTTCTCTGATCTCATACTTCTTATCCGTTTGAGCACTAATAATTTTATCGCCCTTTCGGAGTTTTCCGTCAACTATGTGTACCAGTAACACGACTCCCATGTAAGAGTCATACCAGGAATCTACTAAAAGGGCCCTGAATGGCTTCGTGCTGAGACCTTGTGGAGGCGGAATACGGTCGATAATAGCTGGTAGCAAATCAGCTTTTATGTTAAGCCCCGTTTTGGCACTTACACGTATGATATCCTCTTCAGGTAGTTCAAATGTGTTCACTATTTGGTCTTCTGCCTGTGCAATATCGGCGAGGTCCAAATCTATTTTATTAATCACGGGTACAAGCGTCAAGCCCATGCTGTATGCAAGGTAAAAATTTGCAACAGTTTGTGCTTGTACACCCTGAGAGGCATCCACCAGTAAGAGAGCACCACCACAGGATGCATATGATCTTGACACCTCACCTCTGAAATCGACATGACCAGGAGTATCGACCAGGTGTAGCAAATAGTCCTTGCAATTTCTCTTATCATGGTAAAACATTGAACAGGTTTGAGCTTTGATGGTAATgcctctttctctttcaacttCTAGTTTATCCAATACCTGTTTGTTTCCATCTCCTTGCTTAATGACGTTTGTCAATTCCAGTAACCTGTCACTCAAGGTAGATTTACCATGATCCACATGAGCAACGATGGAAAAGTTTCTATAGTTTTCGATCGGGATgtcttcaattcttttttgaagtgCTTCTAATTTAGTTGGTGCGTTAGCATGAGTATATCGAATAAATGACGTCCAGACGTTCTGCACCGATGGCCTTCGTATGAGCCGAAATTTAAGCATAAATTGTAAGTGGgaaagaaaacttcaatGTAACCACTGCATGGAATTTGGTTTATAAGGACGGCGTATCAACTATCAAAGTTTTGCAAAGGTTTTGCCAAAAACATATGGAAGGCATCGCGAAAGGGTCTCGATATCTGATTGAGCGGTTGGAAAAACAAAGCAGATATCTTTATATGACACAGAGGAGCTGCTAGATGAAGTTAAAGCTTATAATAAATGGATGCGAGAGTCCAGAAGATTACAAACTGCTGAGTACTGCGATTTCAAATGTAGCATCGCTGAGACAGACAGCTGTTTTAAGGTTCAATAGTGAGAAAGTAGTTTTTATTTCTACACCCAAGTCATTATCTGGCAGCAGTAGTACAATACTACAAGATGACAGCAGTCAGTTATGGTGCACTATACCTATGGATGTATTCAAGCTCTATAACGTTGTTTCCGTGCGAGAACAAAACGCAATAACCATGGAATACAATTGTGAATATTTACAAAGCGTATTCAAGAGGTACGACCGTGCGATGAACCAAGGGAGTGGCTCTGACATGACCATTAAGTTACAAGCGATTCCGGAGACAAAGCAAGAACCGCAAAAAGATGGTAGTCGTACGCCCAAACGGAACACCCTTTGTACTTTACGTGTCACCTTTGAAGAGATAATACATACACAAGCTGTGGACTCAACTGTTGATCACGGTTCAAGCGTATCAACAAACATGCTTGAAAATAGTAAAACAGTGATGCACTCTTTTGAAGTGCCTGTAAAAATGCTTTTTCGGGCTCAAGATGCAAGAATATTAGAACCCTCCATcgattattcaaaaatacaaatagATAAGTTGCCTCCCTTCACAAGTTCATTCGGACCATCCTTTCTGAATTTTATGAAgagaattgaaagatacAACAGCGTCAAACATGTGAAACTCAGTGCGTTACGAAAggaagatgaggaagaaggCTATCAAGATCAGCTCAGAATGATAGTCGAAGGGGCTGCATGGGATTCAGAAATCGCCTGGAATGGAGTCCTGGATCCCGTAGCACCATCTGGAGCAGTATCTGATATGTCACAAAGATCCGACTTGGATAAAATCGACGCAGATAGGCAGGAACTACTCGACGATGAATACGAAAGCATGAGAGTTGAAGATAGTGAAATGACAGGAAATATTGCACATGAATCAGATGTCCAGTTGAATGACATATCAGTAATGGTTGAGAAAGccgaaaaagaaagcataCACTTACATGAAGTTTTCATACAACCCAAAGACTGGAGAGTTTGTCATAGGCTTTATATCgcatttgaagaagtcATCTTGGCAATATCTCATGATCAATCTTGCGTTTTACATTGTTCTCTTGACAGGAGTGTCTTTAACGacgatgataatgatgatgaaatggaTACGAAAGCCAGAGAAAGAGGTCAAATCGTTTACTATATGCTTCGATCGAAGCGGCTATAAAAAGAGTAAAAAGCTCATAGATAACAGATGATTAggcatttttttcagcaaatTCTCTAACAAAATTAGCTAATTTTTGAACACTTTCAACAGATAAAGCATTGTAAATAGAGGCTCTGAAGCCACCAACAGAACGATGACCTTTCAACCCAGTTAGGTTCAACTCTGCAGCTTCTTTtaagaatttttcatctaGACCTTCCTTCTTTAGAGTGAATACaacattcatttttgatctGCAAGACTTGTCAACAGGCATATTGTAAAAGTTTGGGAACTGATCCAAAGATGTGTACAAAATATCTGCCTTTTTCTCGTTTTCGAACTGTTGCGCTTTGACACCACCTTTCTTTAGtaaatgttgaaaaaccAAGTCCATGACATGAAGAGTAAATATTGGGATAGTGTTGTAGGCGGAGTTATTTTTCACAACGGTTGGGAAATCAAAGGCTATTGGGGTAATTGGCAAACCCGCCTTATGTATTTCCTCCTCTGAtgctttcttgatatcttcCAAGATTGACTTCTTGATAATGTACAACGTCAATCCCGCAAGCCCAATATTCTTTTGCGCACCAGCAATAATTAGACCGTATTGCGACACTGGAATTTCCCGTGATAAAATATCACTTGACAGATCAGCAACAAGCTCAATATCTGGATTCGAAGTAACACATTCAGGTAGTCTTGGCCATTCAACACCATGCACGGTTTCATTTTCGCAAAGGTACACATATGAGAACTGGCCATCCTTGACTTTACCGGCCCATTCGGATTCTGGTGGTATAGAGCCATATTTACCATTGTTataatcttttgaattgaaGATGACCTCAGTTGGCACTCTTAGCCTTTTTGCTTCCTCGAGGGATTTCTGTGACCAGGACCCAGTGACCAAATACCCTGCAGTTCCAACTTTACCAGTCTTACCCAAGTAAGCAGCGGACAAATTCGATGCGATGGATGAAAATCCTGTGGTGCCACCACCCTG from Zygotorulaspora mrakii chromosome 7, complete sequence includes the following:
- the SER1 gene encoding O-phospho-L-serine:2-oxoglutarate transaminase (similar to Saccharomyces cerevisiae SER1 (YOR184W); ancestral locus Anc_6.84): MTLQREEPTHFGAGPAQLPTEVLQQSAKDLINFNNLGLGIGEISHRSKDATKVIDDAKAHLKELMNIPDTHEVFFMQGGGTTGFSSIASNLSAAYLGKTGKVGTAGYLVTGSWSQKSLEEAKRLRVPTEVIFNSKDYNNGKYGSIPPESEWAGKVKDGQFSYVYLCENETVHGVEWPRLPECVTSNPDIELVADLSSDILSREIPVSQYGLIIAGAQKNIGLAGLTLYIIKKSILEDIKKASEEEIHKAGLPITPIAFDFPTVVKNNSAYNTIPIFTLHVMDLVFQHLLKKGGVKAQQFENEKKADILYTSLDQFPNFYNMPVDKSCRSKMNVVFTLKKEGLDEKFLKEAAELNLTGLKGHRSVGGFRASIYNALSVESVQKLANFVREFAEKNA